Proteins encoded together in one Sphingomonas radiodurans window:
- the ppk2 gene encoding polyphosphate kinase 2, which yields MGKDHEQEDHDLQVALVQYQQWADETGARAVVVLEGRDTAGKDGAIRTLVRHLAVRHTRVIALPKPTERERSQWFFQRYAAHLPAAGELVIFNRSWYNRAGVEVVNGFSTPEQQARFIEDVPGFEAMLIGDGIKLVKLWLDISREEQAARLESRREDPLKSLKISPLDAVAQEKWDDYSVARDTMLTRTSTPVAPWACVRADHKKRARRAIIQHLLRELAPAEIAKGITVPDPETLFTFEASAIGDGRLER from the coding sequence TTGGGCAAGGACCACGAACAGGAAGACCACGATCTTCAGGTAGCGCTGGTGCAGTACCAGCAATGGGCGGATGAGACCGGTGCGCGCGCGGTGGTCGTGCTGGAAGGGCGCGATACCGCGGGCAAGGATGGTGCGATCCGGACGCTCGTCCGCCACCTCGCGGTGCGCCACACGCGTGTCATCGCTCTGCCCAAGCCAACCGAGCGCGAACGCTCGCAATGGTTCTTCCAGCGCTATGCCGCGCATCTGCCGGCGGCAGGCGAACTCGTGATCTTCAATCGCAGCTGGTACAATCGCGCCGGCGTGGAGGTGGTCAACGGTTTCTCGACACCTGAGCAGCAGGCGCGGTTCATCGAGGACGTGCCGGGTTTCGAGGCGATGCTGATCGGAGATGGCATCAAGCTGGTGAAGCTGTGGCTCGACATCTCGCGCGAGGAACAGGCGGCACGGCTGGAATCGCGGCGCGAAGACCCGCTGAAATCGCTCAAGATCTCCCCGCTGGACGCGGTCGCGCAGGAGAAATGGGACGATTATTCGGTCGCACGCGACACGATGTTGACGCGTACGAGCACGCCCGTCGCTCCGTGGGCGTGCGTGCGCGCCGACCACAAGAAGCGTGCGCGGCGAGCGATCATCCAGCATCTGCTGCGTGAGCTAGCACCGGCTGAAATCGCGAAGGGCATTACGGTACCCGATCCGGAGACGTTGTTCACGTTCGAAGCGTCGGCAATCGGGGATGGTCGGTTGGAGCGATGA